A window from Candidatus Gracilibacteria bacterium encodes these proteins:
- a CDS encoding 2Fe-2S iron-sulfur cluster-binding protein, producing MPTVKNHSTGATAQCAVGSSFREVAQTAGLDIAFACESGICSTCLIQIKSGAENLGPKTEQEEFTLEVRGVDAGDMTTRLGCQCTVNGDVEFEQ from the coding sequence ATGCCAACCGTTAAAAATCATTCCACCGGTGCCACCGCGCAATGCGCAGTGGGCTCAAGTTTCCGTGAAGTCGCCCAAACTGCGGGTCTCGATATTGCCTTTGCTTGTGAGAGTGGGATTTGTTCCACCTGCCTTATTCAAATCAAGAGTGGTGCAGAAAATTTGGGGCCGAAAACTGAACAAGAAGAATTCACTTTGGAGGTACGGGGTGTGGATGCCGGTGACATGACCACCCGACTCGGCTGCCAGTGCACCGTGAATGGAGATGTGGAATTTGAGCAGTAA